One Brassica napus cultivar Da-Ae chromosome C2, Da-Ae, whole genome shotgun sequence DNA window includes the following coding sequences:
- the LOC106416838 gene encoding agamous-like MADS-box protein AGL62 has product MMKKSKGRQKTKMVKMDKENNLQVTFSKRKNGLFKKACELCTLCDAEIAVFVFSPSGKVYSFGHLDVETIINRFEGIENPPLNPQPNMQLDEIHRNSPIQDLNNDLTELMNQLELEQKKTEDLKNKRKNSKVPEIWLKDSIGGLDLGQAKEFKGKLENLKKQVRHEAFKMLEGRYPHPSFYVGSSSNALFGVDGGININPNMNLFDQRRMVNMNNFYNHNMALPNHPLPFGNYGHAEGFVPGYNYIPEPNPTGNQNPSSKEENEAGNEHHHDGHSPDPRSD; this is encoded by the exons atgatgaaaaaaagtaaaggtcgtcaaaaaacaaaaatggtcAAAATGGATAAAGAAAATAACCTTCAAGTTAcgttttctaaaagaaaaaatggtCTTTTCAAAAAGGCTTGTGAGCTTTGCACACTTTGTGATGCTGAGATCGCTGTTTTTGTGTTTTCACCTAGTGGAAAAGTTTATTCTTTTGGTCATCTAGATGTAGAAACTATAATAAATCGTTTCGAAGGCATTGAAAATCCACCTCTGAACCCACAACCCAACATGCAACTTGATGAAATCCATCGAAACTCTCCGATTCAAGATCTGAACAATGATCTTACTGAG CTGATGAACCAACTAGAATTAGAGCAAAAAAAGACTGAAGACttgaagaacaaaagaaaaaattccAAAGTCCCTGAGATTTGGTTGAAAGATTCCATTGGAGGACTTGACTTAGGTCAAGCCAAAGAATTCAAAGGTAAACTTGAAAATCTGAAGAAACAAGTGAGACATGAAGCTTTCAAAATGTTGGAAGGAAGATATCCTCATCCAAGTTTCTATGTGGGAAGCTCTAGTAATGCTCTTTTTGGGGTTGATGGTGGTATTAATATCAATCCAAATATGAACCTGTTTGATCAAAGAAGAATGGTGAACATGAATAATTTCTACAACCATAACATGGCTCTCCCCAATCATCCATTACCATTTGGAAACTACGGTCATGCTGAGGGATTTGTTCCGGGATACAATTACATACCAGAGCCTAATCCAACTGGAAACCAAAACCCGagttccaaagaagaaaatgaagctGGAAATGAACATCATCATGATGGCCATTCTCCTGACCCTAGATCTGATTAA